The following coding sequences are from one Candidatus Nitronereus thalassa window:
- the aroB gene encoding 3-dehydroquinate synthase, with translation MAKTSLSRSVVQKPERVRVGLGKRSYDIILNPGGLDRLGEYLLDLGFSGKVGIVTNPILQGLYGRRVERSLKKAGFQRHTISVPDGEQAKNLRWISHILDELLAQRFERQSVLVALGGGVIGDMTGFAASIYQRGIPFVQVATTLVAQVDSSVGGKTGVNHPLGKNMIGAFYQPALVLLDTQTLRTLPKREWTAGLAEVVKYGMIADPKFFGFLESRIEDIINMDDTSLHHMVKRCCEIKASVVAKDERESGLRRILNYGHTIGHALESLGQYKQYIHGEAVGIGMVQEADLANSLGLCAEKVVARQRDLVRRAGLPTNLPPLNFGDLWGAMLHDKKVARGRIHCVLPKAVGKVTVDPLDQKAVKTWFRQVEKHQA, from the coding sequence ATGGCGAAAACTTCCTTGTCCCGATCAGTTGTTCAAAAGCCTGAACGCGTCCGAGTGGGACTCGGCAAGCGAAGTTATGACATTATCCTTAACCCAGGCGGCCTCGACCGACTGGGGGAGTATCTTCTAGATTTAGGCTTTTCCGGAAAAGTGGGCATAGTTACCAATCCCATCTTGCAAGGACTCTATGGCCGAAGGGTTGAACGTTCATTGAAGAAAGCCGGGTTTCAACGGCATACCATTAGTGTCCCTGACGGCGAACAAGCCAAAAACCTCCGTTGGATTTCTCACATACTTGATGAATTACTGGCGCAGCGTTTTGAGCGGCAATCAGTGTTGGTGGCATTGGGTGGCGGGGTGATTGGAGACATGACCGGGTTTGCGGCTTCTATCTATCAACGAGGCATTCCGTTTGTGCAGGTGGCGACAACCTTGGTGGCTCAGGTTGATTCCAGTGTTGGAGGAAAAACCGGCGTAAATCATCCTCTGGGAAAGAATATGATTGGCGCCTTTTACCAACCTGCGCTGGTTCTTCTCGATACGCAGACCTTACGCACCCTGCCTAAGCGAGAGTGGACTGCGGGGCTTGCGGAGGTCGTGAAATATGGAATGATTGCTGACCCAAAGTTTTTTGGATTTTTAGAAAGTCGGATCGAAGATATTATTAATATGGACGACACATCATTACATCATATGGTGAAGCGGTGTTGTGAAATTAAGGCCTCAGTCGTGGCGAAAGATGAGAGAGAATCCGGTCTCAGGCGAATATTGAATTATGGTCATACCATAGGCCATGCTCTGGAATCTCTCGGCCAGTATAAACAGTATATCCATGGCGAAGCCGTGGGAATCGGAATGGTTCAGGAGGCGGACCTTGCGAATTCTCTCGGTTTATGCGCAGAAAAAGTCGTCGCTCGGCAACGAGATCTTGTTCGTCGCGCAGGGCTGCCCACGAATTTACCGCCATTGAATTTCGGAGATTTATGGGGTGCCATGCTTCATGACAAAAAAGTTGCTCGTGGACGCATTCATTGTGTGCTTCCTAAGGCTGTCGGAAAAGTGACTGTGGATCCTTTGGATCAAAAGGCTGTGAAAACCTGGTTCCGCCAAGTCGAAAAGCATCAGGCATAA
- the aroC gene encoding chorismate synthase, which translates to MLRYLNAGESHGQCLMAVLEGVPAGLPITAEEVNNDLARRQGGYGRGGRMRIEKDQIEFTCGVRKGKTLGNPLGLLIRNKDWENWKDIMAVEPGPPSTERVVTRPRPGHADLVGAIKYGHRDIRNVLEKASARETAIRVAVGAIGKALLGQFGMQVVSYTMEIGSVVAPTSLDPLEAYAKAEESQVRCWDQGAGEKMIEEIRSAKHKGDSLGGVFEVVVTNPPIGLGSYTQWDRRLSARLAMAAMSIQAMKGVEIGMGFESARRFGSEVHDDIYPDESHTGFMRKTNNAGGLEGGITNGQPIVIRVAMKPIATLYRPKNSVDIQTKEPFEATVERSDICTVPAAGVVGEAVIAYEMANAMMEKFGGDCLDEMKRNFDAYQAYVKSF; encoded by the coding sequence ATGTTGCGTTATTTAAATGCAGGTGAGTCGCATGGGCAATGTCTCATGGCCGTGCTTGAAGGTGTGCCGGCGGGGCTTCCGATTACCGCGGAAGAAGTGAATAACGATTTGGCGCGGAGGCAGGGCGGGTATGGCCGTGGTGGACGCATGAGGATTGAGAAAGATCAAATTGAATTTACTTGTGGCGTGCGTAAGGGGAAGACGTTAGGTAATCCTCTTGGCCTACTCATTCGGAACAAAGATTGGGAAAATTGGAAAGACATTATGGCGGTGGAACCTGGGCCGCCTTCGACCGAACGGGTCGTGACTCGTCCCCGTCCAGGTCATGCGGATTTGGTCGGCGCCATTAAATATGGCCATCGTGATATTCGTAATGTGCTTGAAAAGGCGAGTGCCCGTGAAACCGCTATCCGTGTGGCGGTGGGGGCTATCGGGAAAGCGTTATTGGGTCAATTTGGCATGCAAGTGGTGAGCTATACCATGGAAATCGGATCGGTGGTGGCGCCCACCTCCCTGGATCCCTTAGAAGCTTATGCGAAGGCCGAGGAATCGCAGGTCCGTTGTTGGGATCAGGGGGCCGGGGAAAAGATGATCGAAGAAATTCGTTCGGCTAAACATAAAGGCGATAGTCTGGGTGGAGTCTTCGAAGTCGTGGTTACCAATCCTCCTATTGGGTTAGGCAGCTACACCCAATGGGATCGCCGATTGAGTGCACGATTGGCCATGGCCGCAATGAGCATACAAGCGATGAAAGGTGTGGAGATTGGAATGGGATTTGAATCCGCACGTCGATTTGGATCTGAAGTGCATGACGACATTTATCCGGATGAGTCTCATACGGGGTTTATGCGAAAGACGAACAATGCTGGTGGCTTAGAAGGCGGGATCACGAATGGCCAACCAATTGTGATTCGTGTGGCCATGAAACCAATCGCCACCTTATATCGACCTAAAAACAGTGTGGATATTCAAACGAAGGAACCTTTTGAAGCGACGGTCGAGCGCTCAGATATTTGTACCGTTCCTGCGGCGGGTGTCGTTGGGGAAGCGGTCATTGCCTATGAAATGGCCAATGCCATGATGGAAAAGTTTGGTGGCGACTGTCTTGATGAGATGAAACGAAATTTTGATGCCTATCAAGCCTACGTGAAATCGTTTTGA
- a CDS encoding AMIN domain-containing protein, which yields MRRAVKKIAVQRGDDDITIVIQGNGPLTYRLTPVDALRLSLDLPNVVSAIRFQLLPVDHRLLKQIRIGQHPKKLRLVFDLNHPIDKGLQYAIKVVEDQLAMRLSLVVPPG from the coding sequence TTGAGACGGGCTGTTAAGAAAATTGCCGTGCAACGAGGGGATGATGATATTACGATTGTCATCCAGGGTAATGGTCCTTTGACCTATCGACTGACTCCTGTTGACGCCTTGCGGTTGAGTTTGGATTTACCGAATGTCGTTTCGGCCATTCGCTTTCAATTGTTGCCCGTTGACCATCGATTGCTGAAACAAATTCGAATTGGGCAGCATCCGAAAAAATTACGGTTAGTATTTGATCTTAATCATCCCATTGACAAGGGCCTGCAATACGCGATCAAGGTTGTCGAAGATCAATTAGCCATGCGCTTATCGTTGGTTGTACCTCCAGGTTAA
- a CDS encoding PilN domain-containing protein gives MFNMIAINLLRRPLANEQRRRRRCQIELSVGVFLIVGLVVASGLIWWNMDRSISSLREQEAQLMDRLRGVENFQSQLEATSRQLDDVKERSRQVTHLLVQRRQAIQVLDVVSRSLDPLRLWLSDLEMEQGQVKLMGFSESKDQIVKFAKLLNQDSLFQNVTVREAGRVSGESSSYHFIMDLLLTSEVEYVRAS, from the coding sequence ATGTTCAACATGATCGCGATTAATCTTCTTCGTCGGCCGTTAGCCAATGAACAGCGTCGTCGCCGACGCTGTCAAATCGAACTGTCAGTCGGGGTGTTTCTTATTGTTGGACTGGTGGTGGCTTCAGGCCTTATTTGGTGGAACATGGACAGATCGATTTCTTCCTTGCGGGAGCAGGAAGCTCAACTGATGGACAGGCTTCGTGGTGTAGAGAATTTCCAGAGTCAACTGGAAGCAACGTCTCGCCAGCTTGACGACGTAAAGGAGCGAAGTCGTCAAGTGACCCATTTACTGGTTCAACGTCGGCAGGCCATTCAGGTATTGGATGTGGTTAGTCGCAGCCTTGATCCTTTACGGCTCTGGTTGTCTGATCTTGAAATGGAACAGGGGCAGGTCAAGCTCATGGGGTTTTCAGAATCCAAGGATCAAATCGTGAAATTCGCCAAACTTCTAAATCAAGACAGCCTTTTTCAAAATGTGACAGTGCGTGAGGCAGGAAGAGTTTCCGGGGAATCCTCTTCCTACCACTTTATCATGGACCTCCTTTTGACCTCAGAGGTGGAATATGTCAGGGCTTCTTGA
- the pilM gene encoding type IV pilus assembly protein PilM, whose translation MGTSLLAQVKQRFLPNWASARRHPVIGLSIGSEAIAFVEFRNHQGRFFVNRWGYQLLESQTLDNGRIKDRLSLKEGLRVLVEQYRLQGAHVAMAVSGASVIVKRIRVPRSHQQNLEEYFLWESAKFIPYDPDEVYLDFSLCSSSSTKVTSEEIDILLVAAKRETVDEHREVLEEVQLHPIICDVETLAILNLAQMNNEVQTYYSYLVVNIQNAVMNIAVVGQGEPLFVRDVCLSSAVGPFFTGGEFRDVRHLGLSGDSLENQVVAPSYCEKLNQAEIVNEVKRTVESARECQPNFHLERIFLSGPLGMNLELQEKISQSLMMPTSCINLFAPFNFGGRGVSKSTVESLANVAGGLGLRILHG comes from the coding sequence ATGGGAACCTCTCTTCTTGCACAGGTTAAGCAGAGATTTTTGCCCAATTGGGCAAGTGCCAGACGGCATCCTGTTATTGGCTTGAGCATTGGGTCCGAAGCGATTGCGTTTGTAGAATTCCGAAATCACCAAGGTCGGTTTTTTGTGAATCGGTGGGGCTACCAGCTCCTTGAATCACAAACTTTGGACAATGGAAGAATAAAAGACCGACTATCCCTGAAAGAGGGCCTCCGTGTGTTAGTCGAACAATACCGGTTGCAGGGTGCTCACGTGGCCATGGCTGTGAGTGGAGCATCGGTGATAGTGAAACGAATTCGGGTGCCTCGGAGTCATCAACAGAATCTCGAAGAATATTTCTTGTGGGAGAGTGCTAAATTTATTCCTTATGATCCTGATGAGGTGTATCTTGATTTTTCATTGTGTTCATCATCATCTACCAAAGTTACCAGTGAGGAGATAGATATTCTTCTTGTTGCGGCCAAGCGTGAAACCGTTGACGAGCACAGAGAAGTACTCGAAGAAGTACAGCTGCATCCCATTATATGCGATGTGGAAACCTTGGCGATTCTCAATCTGGCTCAAATGAATAATGAGGTTCAGACCTATTATTCTTATCTCGTGGTCAATATTCAGAATGCCGTGATGAATATTGCCGTCGTGGGACAAGGTGAACCGCTTTTTGTTCGTGATGTATGTCTTTCTTCTGCTGTAGGGCCTTTCTTTACTGGTGGTGAATTTCGTGACGTGAGGCATCTCGGACTTTCAGGTGATTCCCTGGAGAATCAGGTAGTGGCCCCTTCCTATTGTGAGAAACTGAACCAGGCTGAAATCGTCAATGAGGTAAAGCGAACGGTCGAAAGCGCCAGAGAATGTCAACCTAACTTTCATCTTGAACGAATTTTCCTCAGCGGACCTTTGGGCATGAACCTTGAACTTCAGGAAAAAATTTCGCAGTCTCTCATGATGCCTACCTCATGTATCAACCTCTTTGCGCCGTTTAATTTTGGTGGGCGAGGGGTATCGAAATCCACCGTAGAGTCCTTGGCTAATGTTGCTGGAGGATTGGGCCTGAGAATTCTACATGGATAA
- the rapZ gene encoding RNase adapter RapZ codes for MESINPEVPFQLVIVSGASGSGKTQALKCLEDLGFFCVDNLPPALFPKFAELCAQQGGDVRNIGLGIDIRERGFFADFFENLSRLKQSAYRVELLFLEASDAVLTRRFSESRRPHPVLPQQPVIEGIQLERLQLQELRNGADQVLDTSDMTVHELRDWMARHFSDLDHKQSMRVSLMTFGYKFGVPYDSDLVFDVRFLKNPNFVPELKELTGEDEAVQRYVFENKNAEGFIQHLQNLFVFLFPLFEQERRSYLTVAIGCTGGRHRSVAIALKLQQVFLSLGHDVKIRHRDLHRS; via the coding sequence ATGGAGTCGATAAATCCAGAAGTGCCGTTTCAGTTGGTGATTGTCAGTGGGGCTTCAGGATCAGGGAAGACTCAGGCCTTAAAATGCTTAGAGGATCTCGGGTTTTTCTGTGTGGATAATCTTCCGCCTGCCTTGTTCCCGAAATTTGCCGAGCTGTGCGCCCAACAGGGAGGCGATGTTCGTAATATTGGGTTGGGTATTGATATTCGAGAACGAGGGTTTTTTGCCGACTTTTTTGAAAACCTTTCACGCTTAAAGCAAAGCGCCTATCGTGTCGAGCTGCTTTTCTTGGAAGCCAGTGATGCGGTATTGACTCGTCGATTTTCCGAATCCCGTAGGCCTCATCCTGTTCTCCCGCAGCAACCAGTTATTGAGGGAATTCAATTGGAGCGTCTCCAATTACAGGAATTGCGGAATGGGGCAGATCAAGTCCTCGATACGTCCGACATGACCGTGCATGAACTACGGGATTGGATGGCCAGGCATTTTAGCGACCTGGATCATAAGCAATCGATGCGGGTGTCCCTTATGACGTTTGGGTACAAATTCGGAGTGCCCTATGATTCGGATTTAGTGTTTGACGTGCGTTTCCTTAAAAATCCAAATTTCGTACCGGAGTTAAAAGAGTTGACCGGGGAAGATGAAGCGGTCCAACGGTATGTATTTGAAAATAAAAACGCCGAGGGTTTTATTCAACATTTACAAAACCTCTTCGTCTTTCTGTTTCCGTTGTTTGAGCAAGAACGCCGAAGTTATCTGACAGTTGCGATTGGATGTACGGGGGGGCGGCACCGTTCTGTAGCCATTGCTCTGAAACTGCAACAAGTGTTCCTTTCATTGGGACATGATGTCAAAATACGCCATCGTGACCTGCATCGCAGCTAG